From a region of the Gossypium raimondii isolate GPD5lz chromosome 10, ASM2569854v1, whole genome shotgun sequence genome:
- the LOC105776987 gene encoding phytochrome B, which yields MTAASSCPRGSVTTLPPKPIPYNLHYIYTTDRISSQKYHHPPIPNKQPLNKVMSSGSRAVHSHQQRQQQQQQQQQQQAQSSGTSNMRASHTHHQADSISKAIAQYTVDARLHAVFEQSGESGKSFDYSQSVKTTTQSVPEQQITAYLSKIQRGGHIQPFGCMIAVDEPSFRIIAYSENAREMLGITPQSVPNLERIEVLAIGTDVRTLFTPSSAVLLEKAFAAREITLLNPVWIHSKNSGKPFYAILHRIDVGIVIDLEPARTEDPALSIAGAVQSQKLAVRAISELQSLPGGDIKLLCDTVVESVRQLTGYHRVMVYKFHEDEHGEVVAESKRPDLDPYIGLHYPATDIPQASRFLFKQNRVRMIVDCHATPVRVVQDDGLMQPLCLVGSTLRAPHGCHAQYMANMGSIASLAMAVIINGNDDEATGGRNTMRLWGLVVCHHTSARCIPFPLRYACEFLMQAFALQLNMELQLAAQMSEKRVLRTQTLLCDMLLRDSPSGIVMQSPSIMDLVKCDGAALYYQGKYYPLGVTPSEAQIKDIVEWLLAFHGDSTGLSTDSLSDAGYPAATSLGDAVCGMAVACITKRDFLFWFRSHTAKEIKWGGAKHHPEDKDDGQRMHPRSSFKAFLEVVKSRSLPWDNAEMDAIHSLQLILRDSFKDAEASNSKAVAHAQLGGLELQGVDELSSVAREMVRLIETATAPILAVDVEGRINGWNAKAAELTGLSVEEAMGKSLVHDLVYEEYQETVDRLLSHALQGEEDKNIEIKMRTFGLEDHKKAIYVVVNACSSKDYMNNIVGVCFVGQDVTGQKVVMDKFIHIQGDYKAIVHSPNPLIPPIFVSDENTCCLEWNTAMEKLTGWPRGEIIGKMLVGEVFGSCCRLKGPDALTKFMIVLHSAIGGQEADKFPFAFFDRNGKFVQALLTANKRVNMEGQIVGAFCFLQIATPELQQALRVQRQQEKKCFARMKELTYICQEIKSPLNGIRFTTSLFEATELTENQKQFLETSVACEKQMLKIIRDVDLESIEDGSMELEKAEFFLGSVINAVVSQVMLLLRERNLQLIRDIPEEIKTLAVYGDQARIQQVLADFLLNMVRYAPTGEGWVEIHVRPSLKQISEGVTIVHTEFRMVCPGEGLPPELVQDMFHSSRWMTQEGLGLSMCRKILKLMNGEVQYIRESERCYFLITLELPVPQSGSKNED from the exons ATGACAGCAGCATCTTCTTGCCCACGTGGGTCTGTCACTACTTTGCCCCCAAAACCTATCCCTTACAATTTACACTACATTTACACTACGGACAGAATTTCCTCCCAAAAATATCATCATCCCCCCATCCCCAACAAACAACCACTGAACAAAGTCATGTCTTCAGGCAGCAGAGCAGTTCACTCCCATCAGCAACGCCaacaacagcagcagcagcagcagcagcaacaagCTCAGTCCTCAGGCACAAGTAACATGAGAGCATCCCATACCCACCACCAGGCTGACTCTATAAGCAAAGCCATTGCTCAGTACACAGTCGATGCTCGCCTCCACGCTGTTTTCGAGCAGTCGGGGGAATCGGGTAAGTCATTTGATTACTCCCAATCCGTTAAAACTACTACCCAGTCGGTTCCCGAGCAGCAAATCACTGCTTACTTGTCTAAAATCCAAAGAGGGGGCCACATCCAGCCATTTGGCTGCATGATTGCGGTTGACGAACCCAGTTTCCGTATCATCGCCTACAGCGAAAACGCACGCGAGATGCTTGGGATTACCCCTCAATCCGTTCCCAATTTGGAGAGGATCGAAGTTCTTGCAATTGGGACCGATGTTCGAACCCTTTTCACTCCTTCCAGCGCTGTTTTGTTGGAAAAAGCCTTCGCCGCCCGCGAGATCACGTTGCTGAATCCGGTTTGGATTCACTCTAAGAATTCGGGGAAGCCCTTTTACGCTATTTTACATAGGATTGATGTTGGAATTGTGATTGATTTAGAACCTGCTAGAACTGAGGATCCTGCCTTGTCTATTGCCGGGGCTGTCCAATCGCAGAAATTAGCTGTCCGTGCTATTTCTGAGTTACAGTCCCTCCCTGGAGGCGATATTAAGCTTTTGTGTGACACGGTTGTGGAAAGTGTGAGACAACTTACTGGATATCATAGGGTAATGGTTTATAAATTTCATGAGGATGAGCATGGGGAGGTCGTGGCCGAGAGTAAAAGGCCTGACTTGGACCCTTACATAGGTTTACATTATCCGGCAACGGATATTCCCCAGGCTTCAAGGTTTTTGTTTAAGCAGAATAGAGTTAGGATGATAGTGGACTGTCATGCCACGCCAGTGCGTGTGGTTCAGGATGATGGGTTAATGCAACCtctgtgtttggttggatccacTCTTCGGGCCCCTCATGGTTGCCATGCTCAGTATATGGCTAACATGGGGTCAATTGCTTCTTTGGCGATGGCAGTTATTATCAATGGAAATGACGATGAAGCTACTGGGGGAAGAAATACGATGAGGCTTTGGGGTCTTGTTGTTTGTCATCATACTTCTGCACGTTGTATTCCATTTCCACTTCGATATGCTTGTGAGTTCCTAATGCAAGCATTTGCACTTCAACTGAATATGGAATTGCAATTGGCAGCTCAAATGTCGGAGAAACGTGTTTTGAGGACTCAAACTCTTTTGTGTGATATGCTTCTTCGTGACTCTCCATCTGGCATTGTCATGCAAAGTCCCAGCATTATGGATCTTGTGAAATGTGATGGGGCTGCCCTTTATTACCAAGGTAAGTATTACCCATTAGGTGTGACGCCATCTGAGGCCCAGATAAAAGATATTGTTGAGTGGTTGTTGGCATTCCATGGAGATTCGACTGGTTTAAGCACCGATAGTTTGTCTGATGCTGGTTACCCTGCGGCAACCTCACTTGGGGATGCAGTTTGTGGGATGGCTGTTGCTTGTATTACTAAAAGGGATTTTCTATTCTGGTTCCGGTCACACACAGCAAAAGAGATCAAATGGGGTGGTGCAAAGCATCATCCAGAGGACAAAGATGATGGTCAAAGAATGCATCCACGATCTTCATTCAAGGCATTTTTGGAAGTGGTCAAGAGTCGGAGTTTGCCATGGGATAATGCTGAAATGGATGCAATTCACTCACTGCAGCTTATTCTTCGTGACTCATTCAAGGATGCTGAAGCAAGTAATTCTAAAGCCGTTGCACATGCTCAGCTTGGGGGACTAGAGCTACAAGGGGTGGATGAGCTTAGTTCAGTTGCAAGGGAAATGGTGAGGTTAATAGAGACTGCAACTGCTCCCATATTGGCCGTAGATGTTGAAGGTCGCATTAATGGGTGGAATGCAAAAGCTGCAGAATTAACAGGACTCTCAGTTGAGGAAGCCATGGGGAAGTCTTTGGTTCATGACCTTGTTTATGAGGAATATCAAGAAACGGTTGACAGGCTTCTTAGTCATGCTTTGCAAG GCGAAGAAGATAAAAACATAGAGATAAAAATGAGGACTTTTGGCTTAGAAGATCATAAAAAGGCTATATACGTGGTGGTGAACGCTTGCTCTAGTAAggattatatgaataatattgTTGGAGTTTGCTTTGTTGGTCAGGATGTTACAGGCCAAAAGGTGGTGATGGACAAATTCATCCACATACAAGGTGATTACAAGGCCATTGTTCATAGTCCCAATCCTTTGATTCCACCAATATTTGTTTCGGATGAAAACACATGTTGCTTGGAGTGGAACACTGCCATGGAAAAGCTCACTGGGTGGCCTCGGGGGGaaatcatagggaaaatgttAGTTGGTGAGGTTTTTGGCAGTTGCTGTCGCCTCAAGGGTCCAGATGCTTTGACAAAATTCATGATTGTTTTACATAGTGCAATTGGAGGGCAGGAGGCAGATAAGTTCCCTTTTGCCTTCTTTGACCGCAATGGGAAATTTGTTCAGGCACTGTTGACAGCAAACAAAAGGGTGAATATGGAAGGCCAGATTGTAGGAGCGTTTTGTTTCCTGCAGATTGCAACTCCAGAGTTGCAGCAAGCACTGAGAGTCCAGAGGCAACAGGAGAAAAAATGCTTTGCTAGAATGAAAGAGTTAACCTACATTTGCCAGGAAATAAAGAGTCCTTTGAATGGGATCCGCTTTACTACCTCACTTTTTGAAGCTACAGAGCTGACTGAAAACCAAAAGCAATTTCTTGAGACTAGTGTTGCTTGTGAGAAGCAAATGTTGAAGATCATAAGAGATGTTGATTTGGAGAGCATTGAGGATGG TTctatggagcttgaaaaggCTGAATTTTTCCTTGGGAGTGTCATAAATGCTGTTGTTAGCCAAGTAATGCTACTGCTGAGGGAAAGAAATCTACAGTTAATTCGGGATATACCAGAGGAGATCAAAACATTGGCTGTTTATGGCGATCAAGCAAGAATTCAACAGGTATTGGCTGATTTTTTGTTGAATATGGTTCGTTATGCACCAACTGGTGAAGGCTGGGTAGAGATTCATGTTCGTCCATCTTTGAAACAAATATCCGAAGGAGTCACCATTGTTCATACAGAATTCAG GATGGTATGCCCCGGTGAAGGCCTTCCTCCTGAGTTGGTTCAAGACATGTTCCATAGCAGTCGATGGATGACACAGGAGGGCTTAGGGTTGAGCATGTGCCGGAAAATCTTAAAGCTCATGAATGGTGAGGTCCAATATATCAGAGAGTCGGAAAGATGTTATTTCTTAATTACTCTAGAACTTCCTGTACCTCAGAGTGGCTCAAAAAACGAAGACTAG